AGTTCCTCAGGTATTTGCTCCAAAGCGCTGAGACATCGTTTTTCAAAAGCATTCGCGATCGGATCATTTTCAACTCTCTTTTCAAACACTCCATTTATAGCAAGGAAATGATTGGCAATTCCAAGTGTAATCAGCTCATTTCGTGTCCTTGCGGCTTCCCGTAAAGCCGAATCTTCGGGTCTGCTTACAAGCACAATGGTGGTCATATCTTTGTCCGCAAGTTTTTTCACTGTTGCCGTATAAAGGGCGTGCTGCTCTTTTAGCCCCGAAAGAGGGCCAAGGCATGATGTGGATCCGGTACTTGTTTCAATATACCCGCTCCAGGCTGAAGGAAGCTCAAGGAGTCTCAGTGTATGACCGGTTGGTGCTGTATCGAGAATGATATGACCAAACTTTGAAGTTAAAGAGGGGTCTCCAATAAGCTTTGAAAACTCATCAAACGCCGCTATCTCTACAGTACACCCTCCTGATAACTGCTCCTCAATGCTTCGTATTGAAGCTTCGGGAAGAATGCCCCGATAGGGTGCTACTATCTTTTCCCTGTACTGCCGCGCCGCCTCTTCGGGGTCTATGTTCAGTGCATAAAGTGTTGGTACCGATTTGACCTGCTGAGCCTCATTGGATAGCTCCATCCCCAAAACCTCATCAAGGTTTGAGGCCGGGTCGGTGCTTACCAGTAGCACTTTTTTTCCACTCTCCGCAAGTGATAGCGCAGTCGCACAGGATAGTGACGTTTTACCAACTCCTCCCTTACCGGTGAAAAGAAGGTATCTACTTGGTTTATCTAAAAATTTCATTGCTAATATCCCTGTTTGGGTTAATGTGTGCCTATCAAATCTTTTTCTAACTATTTAAAAAATGATAGTACAGAAAAGATCATGAACCGGGTGGAGCAGAGCTCTTTTTTTTTAGCAGCAGCCCGAGTCACTACAGCAGGAGTTTGTAGCATCACTGTCTTGCGATCTATCTGCGCTCCGGATTTCTATCCCACATATCTCCCCAAGCTCTTGTTTTGATAGATAAGCTCCGGTCTTAACAATTTGTTCGTCCACAATAGTGACCGGAAGACACTCATTGCCCTTTTCCTGAAGAATTGTGCGAATTTGTTCGTTCTGGGCAAAAGCAGCAGGCTGCTGTGCCAAATTATACCGCTCAACAGAGACACCCTTGTTTTTTAACCAATCCAGATCCGCACTTAATTTAGTTAAAGCAGGATCAACGCTTGGACCGCATACACCAGTTGGGCAACACATAGGGGGATCAAAAATCTTAATAGTTGTAGCCATAATGAACTCGCTTTCTGATTTCATGATTCTATAATTCGCCAAACGTAGAAATAATATACACCGATATTCGGTTTGGTGCAACAAAAATACCAAAGATAAAAGGAAAGATTTTTATGGGGCTAAAGGCGATAGATTGGGTCACCCCCGGGCGTCAATGGTGAAAGCGTGAAGGGATCCGTTTGGGGGGACCCTTGGGCTATGATCGCGGGAGGAATTTGGAATTTGGAATGAAGGAATGAAGGAATGTAGGAATGAAGGAATGTAGGAATGAAGGAATGTAGGAATGTAGGAATGTAGGAATGAAGGAATGTAGGAATGTAGGACTTTGTCCGGCGCTACCTCAGGGTGGGGGATAGAGAGACAAAAGTTTGCCCGGCGATCCCTCAGGGTGTTGGATAGGGAGGCAAAAGTTTGCCCGGCGATCCCTCAGGGTGTGGGATAGTGAGACAAAAGTTTGTCCGGCGATCCCTCAGGGTGTGGGATACGGAAACAAAAGTCTGGCTCGAGATTCCCCGGGGTGTATTGGGATTGTTGTCCCCGCGATTCTTGGTCGCACCTTTAAATTTTTATGGAGCTGAAGGCGATACCAAAATTACTAATGACTAAAGACCAATTACTAATTATAGGAAAATGATTAGAAAATAAACATCTTTCCCTTTTCTTGCTCAAACTTCAAGGCTCATAGCTAGTTGGGCTATGAGCGCGGGGAGAAGGGGAATGTGGAATGCAGGATTTTTTGAGCTCCATCACACCGTTTTGCAGTTATCTCTTAAGACCTCATCCCGGCCGTTGGCCACCCTTCTCCCACAGGGCTCATCCTTGCCCACACACAAACATGGTAATTAGAGTGAGGTGATTAACATGTGTGCTACAATTATCTATATAGGAAATGGATTACAGGATTTGGAGCTAAAGGCGATACCAAAATTACTAATGACTAATGACTAATGACCAATTACTAATTATAGGAAAATGATTAGAAAATAAACATTTTCCCCTTTTCCTGCTCAAAGCTCATAGCTCATAGCTCATAGCTCATAGCTCATAGCTCATAGCTCATAGCTAGTTGGGCTATTATCACGAGAGAAAAGGAGTATCATAATCTTTATCGCAGTACCGCTTCGTATCACGCCCCAGAAGAACTATTCACGCTTACACGGGGCAAGCACGTTTCATGGCGCCCCCGTGAGGAACCATTCACTTGCCATCAGTCCTCGCGGGGGGGTGGCCACCTTCGCCTCGGGCGACACGAAGTGATAAGAATCAGGAATTGGAATTCAAAGAATGAACAAAGAAATTATTTAATCACCAGCTCAAACAGCTCTATACAGGTTTCTATCGTTCTTAGGTGTTCGTTGCTTTGGTAGAGCTCTTCTGCTTTTTGAAGCATTGATCGTGAGGATTCCAGAGCTTGTGAAGAAATATTTTCTGTATCATTACTGAGTAGCTCCTGGGAGTAGGTTAAAAATGCCGAGCTGAAAGCCGCAGCGGATTCTTTTGCTACAGAGTAGAGCTCTTCAACTGCCTCGGTAACCTCTTCTGATAAAAAGTCAACACTTCTGCTGAAATGCCTGATATTAGAAGCCAGACAGGGATTACAGGTCTCTTCAGTAATATTGTTCACCCGTTCTATAAGAGTGTGGGCTCTTGAGCCGCTGCTTATGATTTGCTGGTTTAAAGAGTTATGGGTTGTTTGAAATTCAGCCACTTTCTCTTCGAGATTGGCAGGAGTCGTTGCCCAGGTTGAAGGTTGAAGCAAGCTGATAAGCACACTGTAGTGTTCATTGAGCGCGGAAGCTGTCTCAATTTTTGCCTGGTTCTCCGCTAAATCCTTTAGTGCCTGTTTTGGTGTCAGTGCGTCGGAGTAAACGGTATAAGCAAAAAAGAGCAACAGCACTGTTGCAATTTTAATTCCTGTAAGCATTTTCTTTAGGCCTCCATAGTAATTTCTGATAATCAGCTAATGCTTTAAAAATAATTTAATGGTATTGAACAATGCACCTTTTACCATGACCTTTCAAATAAAGATGGACAACTTAGGTATCTATTAGTAATTCTCGTTTTCATTTTTCTGAATTATTAAGGCCCATTTCGATGCCCTCGATAAGTTTTTCCTTTGTGTCTCTGCCCTCAATACGGTGGTACTCCTCACCATCTTTGAAAAACACGAACGTGGGAAGCGTTTGGATCAAGTGTTGGCGCCAGATGGTGTTATCATTGTCGGTATTAAGTTTTCCGATCAATACATCATCACCGAACTCCCGGGCGATACTATCGATAATCGAAGTCATAGCGTTGCAGGCAGGGCAGCGTGGGGAGTAAAAATCCACCATCGAAATACCCTCTCCCTCTGTAACTATTTCATGAAAATTGGTGGAATCAAGCTCTACATACCCCGTGGCACTGCTTTGGGTTGTATCACTGTCTACTTCTGTTTCTCTCACCTCTTCAGTAACATTTGCAGAGTCAGAGTCCGCTTTTTGAGAAGACTGAGCCTGGGGACTGTTTAAGCAACTCATAAACAAGACAATCACAAATAAAGAAAACGCTTTCATCTTTATACCTCTTTTTCCAAATGAATCAATTCATGAAAAGATAAGTGGCCAGTGCAACCATTACAGTGGCAATGATAATTTTTATGGCTACCATGTTTTTCTGTGTACCTTTTGCCAGATTGTTCCAGGTCATTCCTTTATATGCTGCAATCATGACAATCTGCAGTGGAACGATAAAAAGGAAGTTATAATAAAGCAGATACAGGTATCCCTGAATTCGGTAGCTTTCATGTTTGGGCAGTGCTCTGAGGATTGGCAGATAGGTTTGAGCGGTGCACATTGTTTCAAAGAGTGTAACAATAAAACCGGTAATAAAAGCACTGATAAGTAAGTTTTTTCCGGTAAGCTTTTTCTTGATAACATCATGAATTTTCATTTTAACCGAATCGGGGAGCTGCAGCTTGATGTTTTTAATGTTTTTAGTTTTATGAAACACAAAGGCATCACGCAAAGAGAGTACAGCCACGAAAGCGCACAGGGCAATGGCAGACCATCTGATTCCCTCTGAAACGAAATGGAATCGTTCAAACGTTCTCAATGCATGAAACGCACCAAGACCTATGGAAAAATAGGTTAAAAAAACTGCAAAGATATAGGTCTGACCAACCAGGAGTGTCCGTTTGAAGTCAAGTTTTTGAGTGGCCAGAAAAGAGATCAGAAAAATCATGGTGGCTATAGCACAGGGATTAATTCCATCAGCCAGCCCGGCAAGGGTTATAAGCCAAAAAGAGAAGCCTCTGAACGTTTCCCCAATGATATCGTAATCACTATCTACTATTGTGGTTTGAAATTCAGGTGATTGCAACTTTTCTAAAATCAGCTGTTCACCGTTTTGCATGATGTTATTGTAGCCGAGCAAAAAAGTATCGGCAACAAATAAGCTTATAGGGTTACCCTCGATGATGCCGTACTGTCTTTCAAAATTGAGGAGTTTGCGTATTTTTTCGTCTTCATTGATATCGTGATTTTTAATCGTTAAGGAGGAGCTATGTTCTTGCTGCAGTGGCTCTAACACTTCACGTTTTATGGTATTACACTCTCTGCAGGTGGATGCACCAAAGAAATGAACGGTAAGCGTTTGGGTCGTGTCTTTTGAAAACGAGCTTGAAACTATAATGAGTACAAGAAAAAAGCAGGCAATAATAGAGCGATCTTTCATTATATACCTCAAAATAATGTGAATGTATGTCTGAGAGTAAGGTATATACCCACCCCAACAAAAATAACTGCTGTTACACGTCTAACCCAAATTTCAATTGAGGTGAGGCTATTAAACACCTTTCCTACCGATTTTAAGCTCACACTCATCACTATGGCAAATATAATCACCGGAAGAGCAGTCCCTATTCCATAAAGGGTGGGCATCATGAGTTTTGAGCCGTGGGTGAGTGACAGAGGTATGAGGCTTCCAAAAAACAGTGCCGCAGAAATAGGACAGAATGTAAGGGCAAAGAGGATACCCAGAAGTGATGCACCCCAAAGACCACTCTTTTCAATGCGGTTTTGAAGTGAACTGGAGATCCCACCACCGGATTTATTGATTTTTATGATACCAAAGAGCATCAGTGCCACAAAAAGCAGAATCGGACCTAAGATCATGTTCATATAGCGCTGAAGAAACATCGAAAGAGTAGGGATTGTGAGCAGGCTTGTGGTAACAAGAGCCCCTACAACTATGTACGCCAGTGTTCGTCCGGCGGTATAAAGCAAACCGGCCCACAACACCGCCCGGGTATGCTCAGAGCGTCTGCCCACAAAAGAGATCGCAGCAATATTGGTCGCTAAGGGGCAGGGAGAAATTGAAGTTAATATCCCAAGCCACAGCGCCAGTGCTATATCAAAAAAATAACCATCCATACAGATCACCCTTTCAGATATTCATTGATTCCACTTCTTATATAGTTTTTAAACTGCTCCGGGGCGCGCAGAAGCTGCCATATCTGATCTAGGTTTTTCCACTCCTTCTCCTGCTCACCATCCATTGCAGATACTACCACCGATTGGGAGAAAAGCCCGTAGTGCTCCACAAGGTGCCGGTTCTCTGTTTGCTGCACATTTACTGCTTTAAATGTAACACTTCCATCGGCAACCTGGTCAGCAAAATCTTCCCTGACTACCTCTTTGGTCCAGTTTTCGATATGGGTACATGGCCCGCAGCGTCTGGTGGTATGAAAGTAGTAGACAACAACTTGTGAATTATTTCCACTCCCGGTTTCAGCACTCCCGGTTTCAGTACTCCCGGTTTCAGTACTCCCGGTTTCAGTACTCCCGGTTTCAGCACTCTCAGCTTCAGCACTCTCAGCTTCAGCACTCTCAGCTTCAGCACTCTCAGCTTCAGCACTCTCAGCTGATTGTTGAATGTCGACCTCTGTTTGCCGGGGTTGGTTTTGGCAGGAACTAATAACCAAAAGAGCAACAACCACCAGCAGATTCAAAAGTAAAAGGCTACCTGCTTTTTTCATACTCTCCCCTTTGGACCAGGCTTTGGGTTGATTGTAGAATTCATAACGTGCTAAAATATTTAAGATTTTTAAGCAATCAGTTTTTTTATCTCATCGATAGTAGGGACTTTCCCTGTACTTACCACTGTACCATCAATTGCAAGAGCCGGAGTCATCATCACCCCAAAAGACATTATTTCGGTTATGTCAGAGACTTTGATCAGCTCATATTCAATTCCACTCTCTTTGGCTGCTTTGTCTGCGACTTCTGCAAGTTTATTGCATTTAGGACATCCGGTTCCAAGTATCTGTATTTTTTTCATTTTTCATCCCCCTTTTATTTTAACCAAAAAAGTTTCCGTAAATCATTCCCGAAGTTGTAGCCATTATTACCACTAAGATAATGAAGGTAATCAGTTTTTTGAGTCCCATCACTCCATAAAGCACAAGCATACTTGGAAGTGAAAGCGCGGGGCCGGCCAGTAAAAGTGCCAGTGCCGGCCCCTGTCCCATACCGTTTCCAATGAGCCCCTGAAGAATAGGGACTTCGGTGAGCGTTGCGAAATACATGAATGCACCTGCAATTGAGGCAAAGAACACTGCCCGAAAAGAGTTGCCGCCAACCGCCGCGGATACCCATTCAGATGGAATAATTCCCTCATTACCCACTCTTCCAAGAAGAAAACCTGCCACAAGTACCCCAAAAAGTAGCAAAGGCATTATCTGTTTGGCGAATATCCATGTTGAAGAGAACCATTCACCGATTTCACCTTTCTCTGTACTGATTACGGCAGAAAACCCCACTGATGCAGCAGCAAAGGCCGCGACCGGTTGGAACTCTGAGACGATAAAGCGGGGTGCAAGGGCTGCAATGATAGCAGCGGGAACTGCCGCAGCGGCAAGTTTCCACCACTCCAGCTTAAACCAGGTGATAAGTATGATTCCAAAGATCAGTGCAAACACAGTAGTAACGATCCATTTGTTTTGATATATAACATTCCATATGCCGGTTTCCTGCATCGGCTGGCCCCAGTTTGCAAACACAAGCACCGCTATCATTACAAAAAAGTAGGCTGCGGTTTTCCACAGAGGTCGCGTATTCTCTTCCTGAGGCATTGCAACCTGATTTGCCGCTTTTACCGCCTCCTCTTTGCGATAGATACAGTGCATACAGAGTCCGATAACTATGCTGAAAACGACGGCACCAACTGCCCGGGCAATTCCCATTTGAGGGCCAAGAACTCGTGCTGTAAGCACGATAGCCAGCACATTTATTGCCGGCCCCGCATAGAGAAAGGCTGTTGCAGCACCAATTCCTGCGCCCATCTTGTAGATTCCGGCAAACAGAGGCAAAATCGTACAGGAGCACACCGCCAGTACAGTACCCGAAACCGATGCCACCCCATAGGAGAGAAACTTATTGGCGCCGGCTCCAAGATATTTCATCACCGATGCCTGGCTGATAAACACCCCGATAGCTCCGGCAATGAAAAAGGCTGGTATAAGGCATAGAATCACATGTTCCCGGGCATAATATCTAACCAGAGCAAGAGCTTCATACACCGCATTATCAAACCGGGGGGTACCAACGGGCATATAAAAAACAGCGAGAAACACTGTTACAATCAGTAAAAGCGGTTTAAATTCCTTTTTCCAGTCCATCGATCTACTTTCCTTATAATCAGTGATTGGGTGCGACTGAGCAAAGCTGCTCTTTTAGATTTTCCTGCAGTACCGATTCGATACATCCCATGAATTTAAGAACACAGGGCACTTTAAGGGAATAAAACACCATAAGACCCCTTTTTTGATCTTTCACTATACCTGCATTCTTAAGAACCGAGAGGTGTTTTGAAACGGTGGAAGTATCGGCGCCAATCATTGCGGTCAGTTGGCAGACACAGTGCTCGTTTTCCGAAAGCTGTTCTATAATAAAAAGGCGCGTAGGGTGGGCCATGGCTTTTAGTACTGCTGCCTTAGCTGTGTAGCTTGAGACTACATTTGTATTCATAGATAATCCTTTTTAATCTGTTCGACTATTTGGCAATATAACCAATTAGTAGGTGAAAATGCAAATTTTGGGTAGAATAAAGCGGCAGCACAATTATTTTTATAATCAAAGAGAGTACTGAATCTTAAAAAATGCAAGGAACGTATGTCATTACCTTTCGAAGATCCGGTTTTAATATTTGCCAGTGTTATGGCTCTTATTCTGATAGCGCCACTTTTTGCCCGTAAGTTGAAATTGCCCGAAATAGTAGGGTTGATAGTGGCTGGAATAGTTGTAGGGCCCTATGGGTTTGGAATTCTTGCCCGTGATGACACAATTCAGCTGCTAGGGACTGTTGGACTTTTATTCATAATGTTTCTTGCCGGCCTGGAGATTGATCTTAACCAGGTTCGTCGAAAGAAAAGCTACACCGTCATTTTTGGGTTTCTTACCTTTTTAATCCCTCTTGGGCTGGGCACAGCGATGGGGGTGTGGATTTTTGGAATGAATATATGGGCTTCGGTGCTGCTCGCGAGCATGTTTTCATCTCATACGCTTCTTACCTTTCCGGTGGTGGGTAAGCTTGGATTAGCGAAGGCTTCTGCGGTAACCACCGCAATAGGGGGAACGATTATCACCGATACACTGGCACTTCTTCTTTTGGCAGTAATTGCCAGCGCCACTCAGGGTGAGATCGATTCTGCTTTTTGGATTCGTCTCTTTTTACTTATGACAGTATATGTGGTAGCGGCTCTCTTTTTAATTCCCTTAATAGGGAGGTGGTTTTTTCGTAAAGTTGATTCAGATGAGAATTCAGAATTTGTATTCGTGATTGCGCTTACATTTGCCAGTGCCTATTTAGCTCATGTGGCAGGTTTGGAGCCGATTATTGGTGCTTTTCTGGCTGGGTTGACTCTTAATTCCCTTATTCCGGAGAGAAGCTTACTTATGACACGCATTCACTTTTCAGGGGATGCCATATTTATTCCCTTTTTTCTCCTTAGTGTGGGAATGCTTGTTGATGTAAGTTTACTGTTTACTGCAACAGAGGCATGGGTTGTCCTGGCAGGGATGGTCATTGTAGCACTGGCTGCTAAATATCTGGCGGCGCTACTATCGGGTAAGTTACTTAAGTATAGTAAAGATCACAGTAACCTTATATTTGGTTTAAGTGTAAATCAGGCTGCTGCTACTTTGGCTGCGGTGTTGGTTGGATATGACATAGGACTCTTTGATGAGACCATCATTACCGGTACTATAATTATGATCGCGGTAACCTGTTTTGTTGGTTCAATTGTTACCGAACGTTCTGGAAGGAAGGTGGCACTGCAAAAGGAGCAGGCTCACTTTGATACCAATTTTACTGCTCATCGTATACTTATTCCTATAAAGGAGCGTGTTGGTGCAAAGGAGCTTTTGGATATCTCATTTTTGCTAAGAGAGAAAAGTTCAAGTGAGCCGCTTTATCCCATAAAGGTGATTGAAGAGGAGGGAGGAGAGTCTGAAGAAATGGTGGCCGCTGCTGAGAAGACGCTTGCTCACAGTGTGGTGAGAACGTTGGCCGCAGGGGTTCCGGTTATTCCTATAACGACTGTTGATGTAAATGTTTCCGCCGGTTTGCTCAGAAGTATACGAGGTAATCGTATCACTATGGTTGTGCTGGGCTGGGATGGAACAGTAAGTGCAAAAACAAGGGTTTTTGGACGCTACATAGATACGGTTATTGAGCGTACCAGCCAGATGGTGATGATAAACAGAAATGTTGCACCGATAAATACCACCGGTCGTATTGTAGTTGTTTTGCCACCGCTTGCTCATCGTGATATAGGGTTTAATGAGCTTATTGCAACAATTAAGACACTGGCAAACCAGGCGGGGACGTCACTACTCTTTTTATCTACAAAGGAAACCTATGAAAACACCGTTGATTTCATAAAGAAAACACGGCCATCGGTGCAGGTTGCCTTTGACACTTACAGTACGTGGAAAATGGTTTCTTTTAAAGTAGATGAAGTCATAGAAGACGATGACTGGCTTATTCTTATGAGTGTAAGAAAGGGTGAAATCGCGTGGCAGCCTACTTTAGACAGAATGCCGGCTGTGATGGCTCATAAATTTCAAAAAGTTAATTTCTCGGTTATTTTTACACCCACAGAACGACGCAAAAGTGTTCAGATAGCAGAAAACACCTCCTTTTTGACCTCCGTGTTTACACCAAGACGCATGCTCTTCAATGTAGAAACCGAAGATGTACAAGGCTTAATTTATAAATTACTTGGTACTCACTTTTCTGAACACTCACCGATTCATAACAGACTTGCAACACTTATTTACAAGATAAGTCAGGAAGAGCCGGTGGAGCTGGTGGAGGATGTGGTACTGCTTCACACCTATGTTCCTTATCTGAGCGAAACACTGACCTTTCTGGGCATATCGAAAAATTCGTTAAATGTCCCTCTTGCCTCCGGAAAGCCCCACGTTGTTATTATTTTGCTTGACCCTGTAGGGCAGGATCCTGCAAGTCACCTTCGCGCTCTTGCGGATATCGCGAATCTTATCCGTTTGCCGGGGATCGTTGATGTGCTAAAGAGTGCCCTCGATTTTGAAGAGCTGGTGGAAAGGATAACAGTACTTTCTTCTGAGCAGCCACCAAAGTGATACCAGGGCGGCTATAAAGGGAGTGTTGGCACCTGAGAGCCATCAGTATAATCAAAAGCTAAGGAGTAGAGATATCCGGGGCGCCTGTCGCGGACGGCACCGGTTCTCCT
This window of the Chitinispirillales bacterium ANBcel5 genome carries:
- the arsD gene encoding arsenite efflux transporter metallochaperone ArsD; amino-acid sequence: MATTIKIFDPPMCCPTGVCGPSVDPALTKLSADLDWLKNKGVSVERYNLAQQPAAFAQNEQIRTILQEKGNECLPVTIVDEQIVKTGAYLSKQELGEICGIEIRSADRSQDSDATNSCCSDSGCC
- a CDS encoding thioredoxin family protein produces the protein MKAFSLFVIVLFMSCLNSPQAQSSQKADSDSANVTEEVRETEVDSDTTQSSATGYVELDSTNFHEIVTEGEGISMVDFYSPRCPACNAMTSIIDSIAREFGDDVLIGKLNTDNDNTIWRQHLIQTLPTFVFFKDGEEYHRIEGRDTKEKLIEGIEMGLNNSEK
- a CDS encoding aromatic aminobenezylarsenical efflux permease ArsG family transporter — protein: MDGYFFDIALALWLGILTSISPCPLATNIAAISFVGRRSEHTRAVLWAGLLYTAGRTLAYIVVGALVTTSLLTIPTLSMFLQRYMNMILGPILLFVALMLFGIIKINKSGGGISSSLQNRIEKSGLWGASLLGILFALTFCPISAALFFGSLIPLSLTHGSKLMMPTLYGIGTALPVIIFAIVMSVSLKSVGKVFNSLTSIEIWVRRVTAVIFVGVGIYLTLRHTFTLF
- a CDS encoding nitrophenyl compound nitroreductase subunit ArsF family protein; protein product: MKKAGSLLLLNLLVVVALLVISSCQNQPRQTEVDIQQSAESAEAESAEAESAEAESAEAESAETGSTETGSTETGSTETGSAETGSGNNSQVVVYYFHTTRRCGPCTHIENWTKEVVREDFADQVADGSVTFKAVNVQQTENRHLVEHYGLFSQSVVVSAMDGEQEKEWKNLDQIWQLLRAPEQFKNYIRSGINEYLKG
- a CDS encoding thioredoxin family protein, with the translated sequence MKKIQILGTGCPKCNKLAEVADKAAKESGIEYELIKVSDITEIMSFGVMMTPALAIDGTVVSTGKVPTIDEIKKLIA
- a CDS encoding permease, translating into MDWKKEFKPLLLIVTVFLAVFYMPVGTPRFDNAVYEALALVRYYAREHVILCLIPAFFIAGAIGVFISQASVMKYLGAGANKFLSYGVASVSGTVLAVCSCTILPLFAGIYKMGAGIGAATAFLYAGPAINVLAIVLTARVLGPQMGIARAVGAVVFSIVIGLCMHCIYRKEEAVKAANQVAMPQEENTRPLWKTAAYFFVMIAVLVFANWGQPMQETGIWNVIYQNKWIVTTVFALIFGIILITWFKLEWWKLAAAAVPAAIIAALAPRFIVSEFQPVAAFAAASVGFSAVISTEKGEIGEWFSSTWIFAKQIMPLLLFGVLVAGFLLGRVGNEGIIPSEWVSAAVGGNSFRAVFFASIAGAFMYFATLTEVPILQGLIGNGMGQGPALALLLAGPALSLPSMLVLYGVMGLKKLITFIILVVIMATTSGMIYGNFFG
- a CDS encoding metalloregulator ArsR/SmtB family transcription factor, with translation MNTNVVSSYTAKAAVLKAMAHPTRLFIIEQLSENEHCVCQLTAMIGADTSTVSKHLSVLKNAGIVKDQKRGLMVFYSLKVPCVLKFMGCIESVLQENLKEQLCSVAPNH
- a CDS encoding cation:proton antiporter — its product is MSLPFEDPVLIFASVMALILIAPLFARKLKLPEIVGLIVAGIVVGPYGFGILARDDTIQLLGTVGLLFIMFLAGLEIDLNQVRRKKSYTVIFGFLTFLIPLGLGTAMGVWIFGMNIWASVLLASMFSSHTLLTFPVVGKLGLAKASAVTTAIGGTIITDTLALLLLAVIASATQGEIDSAFWIRLFLLMTVYVVAALFLIPLIGRWFFRKVDSDENSEFVFVIALTFASAYLAHVAGLEPIIGAFLAGLTLNSLIPERSLLMTRIHFSGDAIFIPFFLLSVGMLVDVSLLFTATEAWVVLAGMVIVALAAKYLAALLSGKLLKYSKDHSNLIFGLSVNQAAATLAAVLVGYDIGLFDETIITGTIIMIAVTCFVGSIVTERSGRKVALQKEQAHFDTNFTAHRILIPIKERVGAKELLDISFLLREKSSSEPLYPIKVIEEEGGESEEMVAAAEKTLAHSVVRTLAAGVPVIPITTVDVNVSAGLLRSIRGNRITMVVLGWDGTVSAKTRVFGRYIDTVIERTSQMVMINRNVAPINTTGRIVVVLPPLAHRDIGFNELIATIKTLANQAGTSLLFLSTKETYENTVDFIKKTRPSVQVAFDTYSTWKMVSFKVDEVIEDDDWLILMSVRKGEIAWQPTLDRMPAVMAHKFQKVNFSVIFTPTERRKSVQIAENTSFLTSVFTPRRMLFNVETEDVQGLIYKLLGTHFSEHSPIHNRLATLIYKISQEEPVELVEDVVLLHTYVPYLSETLTFLGISKNSLNVPLASGKPHVVIILLDPVGQDPASHLRALADIANLIRLPGIVDVLKSALDFEELVERITVLSSEQPPK